A region of Antedon mediterranea chromosome 8, ecAntMedi1.1, whole genome shotgun sequence DNA encodes the following proteins:
- the LOC140056827 gene encoding uncharacterized protein, translating into MIYQAPKIKLQFKLRTTMSTGIYISSLLFILIIVVYLVEGNIGIFCDDLITADNINNDNDIIISVKHPELGEIQSYEKGELYLVTFQVLNAAIKLRSFVLVSTDEDRRLYFGDFSHPLPYDVFNVDDCGQQNTIRGLLTTIPVIRWSVPTQSHDTSYETPRCVLLRAKIETNISSYILSKRICQNVIYKHRLRRDVENVSFKTCSSGWHRFGSRCYSIFHKKQDFPTASDTCTSFNGSLAIVKYQNESSFINELIQMNSSLEDTYWIGASDVLYESDFIWTDGTETTFEDWFEGWPEHRYFGRQPNDDGYSDQDCVELRRQFVMPMKGYSFANRWQWNDIACATLNGFVCQIPWGGVETQESDLTFCNITVTGSSGFVTSPNYPQPHPNDVTCSTKIVVLPGHRVLLEFQHFILENERNCLYDFVQISDNTNNSKVYCGNYTEKEKLLTFVSETNFVDIRFVSDEWVNFSGFNVSYSSQEVTYKCDDPEWIPIQGKCVKIVDTPQLDWEAAALACYNIGHKGTLASIENRELQEFLQDKLAQDTQLTTTTHYWLSGTDRENEGVWKWKLGDHTTDVTYTNWFQGSSDSRAQPSNVINEDCMIMTTSLGNNSFESYWADELCRVEAGYICQKNAAEIEETLSYPTDIFIEDEYGVLTSPDFPENYLNNMNITWIFVTKPGNQIVLLFHTFDIEKQPECLYDYILLSDSVGKTKHCGNKAANTYRYNSKYNILNITFYSDYSISLRGFSLSYQIVPVCQDILYTSEDGSFQSPQTFENYLNNVDCWVNISVPLDKRVVLQFDAFDLNFDTNCQKDFIEIFLSSEYSDRICGNRTSELWKLNYVSYANDMLIRFRTDQLETSKGFRARYSSVSVSGQVIYYAEVAPNVTNITSLDYPNPFPSLTFQETSLLAPTGFHATLNFTEIDFGRGATSTSGCLTDVVSIIDFEQYGQEKVLATICDGLITNLKNFSFTSTYHKLAVRVLSGSVNEPLNAGVKASFRIIKSNEVWDPGILNPMVVKTACDASPCKNGAECIVDKSSYICSCTEDFTGIQCTEQKISYILTEPLWSGTLAIIGLLFLMLIAFRLKRRCNRVCNCGVEKEVESPFKSYEDNEPSAIFAKYASDNDPTADAFSSLIQRLKAGATAQAKSDSSEVKKPAPPPVTTAPAPVTKVQQQVPNGLVPPVPNGKLIETSSQRPNGSVPTNGGVMGGPWTTKTSGLLKVTADINIPFRATTNNSNRKAKFNLDTLKKKHSFSSIIVKDEMDIIQEDAL; encoded by the exons ATGATATACCAGGCACCTAAAATTAAACTACAATTCAAATTAAGGACAACTATGTCTACAGGAATTTATATCTCATCTCTGCTATTTATTCTGATAATTGTTGTTTATCTCGTTGAAGGAAATATTGGAATCTTTTGCGATGATTTGATCACGGCAGACAACATCAATAACGACAATGATATCATTATTTCAGTCAAGCATCCTGAATTGGGAGAAATTCAATCATACGAAAAGGGAGAGTTATATTTAG TAACTTTTCAAGTATTAAATGCTGCTATTAAATTAAGAAGTTTTGTATTAGTATCAACGGATGAAGACAGACGTTTATATTTTGGTGACTTTTCTCATCCTCTTCCGTACGACGTTTTTAATGTAGATGACTGTGGACAACAAAATACAATAAGAGGCCTTTTGACTACAATCCCGGTAATAAGATGGTCAGTACCCACACAATCACATGACACATCATATGAAACTCCTCGATGTGTTCTATTAAG AGCTAAGATAGAGACAAATATTTCATCATATATACTTTCAAAAAGAATTTGCCAAAATG TAATATATAAGCATCGGTTAAGACGAGATGTTGAAAACGTTTCATTTAAAACATGTTCAAGTGGATGGCATAGATTTGGTTCCCGCTGCTACAGTATCTTTCACAAAAAACAAGATTTTCCAACAGCGTCTGACACTTGTACATCTTTTAACGGTAGCTTAGCTATTGTGAAATACCAGAACGAAAGCTCGTTTATAAACGAGCTTATACAAATGAA tTCTAGTTTAGAGGATACTTATTGGATAGGTGCAAGTGATGTGCTGTACGAGTCGGATTTTATATGGACAGACGGTACAGAAACAACATTTGAAG ACTGGTTTGAAGGATGGCCTGAGCATAGATATTTTGGAAGACAACCGAATGACGACGGGTACAGCGACCAAGATTGCGTTGAACTTCGCAGACAGTTTGTCATGCCAATGAAAGGTTACAGTTTTGCTAATAGATGGCAGTGGAATGATATTGCCTGTGCGACGTTAAATGGATTTGTCTGTCAAATACCTTGGG GTGGTGTTGAAACACAAGAATCGGATCTAACGTTTTGTAACATAACAGTAACTGGTTCATCCGGGTTTGTAACAAGTCCTAACTACCCACAACCACACCCAAATGACGTCACCTGTTCAACAAAAATCGTCGTCCTTCCTGGACACCGAGTGCTCCTGgaatttcaacattttattcTGGAAAATGAAAGAAATTGTTTATATGATTTTGTGCAAATAAGTGATAATACAAACAACAGTAAAGTGTATTGTGGCAATTACACGgagaaagaaaaattattaactTTCGTTTCGGAGACAAATTTTGTTGATATTAGATTCGTTTCGGACGAATGGGTGAATTTTAGTGGATTCAACGTTAGTTATTCATCCCAGGAAG TTACCTACAAGTGTGACGACCCTGAATGGATTCCAATACAGGGGAAATGTGTAAAAATTGTGGACACTCCTCAATTGGACTGGGAAGCAGCCGCGCTGGCGTGCTATAATATTGGACATAAGGGTACCCTAGCATCTATTGAAAATAGAGAATTACAGGAATTCCTCCAAGACAAACTTGCACAAGACACACAACTAACAACAACTACGCACTATTGGTTATCTGGTACGGATCGTGAGAATGAAGGTGTATGGAAATGGAAATTAGGAGACCATACTACTGACGTAACATACACAA ATTGGTTCCAGGGTTCTAGTGATTCACGCGCTCAACCTAGCAACGTCATCAATGAAGATTGTATGATAATGACAACTTCTTTAGGCAACAACAGCTTTGAATCATATTGGGCTGATGAGCTTTGTAGAGTGGAAGCCGGCTATATTTGTCAAAAAAATGCTGCAG AAATAGAGGAAACATTATCGTATCCAACTGACATTTTTATAGAAGATGAATATGGAGTTTTAACGAGTCCGGATTTTCCAGAAAACTATTTGAATAACATGAATATTACATGGATTTTTGTGACGAAACCTGGCAATCAAATCGTACTTTTATTTCATACATTTGATATTGAGAAACAGCCGGAGTGTTTATACGATTATATTTTACTTAGTGACTCTGTTGGGAAAACAAAGCATTGTGGTAACAAGGCTGCAAATACTTATCGATACAATtctaaatacaatattttgaaTATAACTTTTTATTCGGATTATTCCATTTCTTTACGGGGATTTTCACTTTCCTATCAAATTGTTCCCGTGTGTCAAGACATACTGTATACATCCGAAGACGGCTCATTTCAAAGTCCACAAACCTTTGAAAACTATCTCAACAATGTTGATTGCTGGGTAAATATTAGCGTACCTTTAGACAAACGCGTGGTGCTACAATTTGATgcatttgatttaaattttgaTACAAACTGTCAGAAAgattttatagaaatatttttatcttCCGAATATTCTGATCGAATTTGTGGAAATAGGACTAGTGAACTGTGGAAATTAAATTATGTATCCTATGCAAATGACATGTTAATCAGATTTCGGACTGACCAATTGGAAACTTCTAAGGGATTCCGCGCAAGATATTCATCAG TTAGTGTATCTGGCCAGGTAATTTATTATGCAGAAGTGGCACCGAATGTGACTAATATAACCAGCCTAGACTATCCTAACCCCTTTCCTTCTCTAACATTCCAAGAGACGTCGTTATTAGCCCCAACTGGATTCCACGCTACTCTCAACTTTACGGAAATTGATTTCGGTAGAGGCGCAACAAGTACCAGTGG GTGTTTAACGGACGTTGTTTCAATCATTGACTTTGAACAATATGGCCAAGAGAAAGTTTTAGCGACTATCTGCGATGGGCTtattacaaatttgaaaaaCTTTAGTTTTACGTCAACGTATCATAAACTTGCTGTCCGGGTATTATCCGGAAGTGTAAATGAACCACTCAATGCTGGTGTCAAAGCATCTTTCAGGATCATCAAAT CCAACGAAGTATGGGATCCAGGAATTTTGAACCCTATGGTCGTGAAAACAGCATGCGATGCAAGCCCATGCAAAAATGGAGCCGAATGTATTGTTGATAAATCCAGCTACATTTGCAGTTGCACTGAAGATTTTACAg GAATTCAATGCACAGAGCAGAAGATTTCATACATCTTAACAGAGCCACTATGGTCCGGAACACTGGCAATTATTGGTCTACTGTTTTTAATGTTAATCGCATTTAGGTTGAAAAGACGATGCAACAGGGTTTGCAACTGTGGCGTAGAGAAAGAGGTGGAATCTCCATTCAAAAGTTATGAAG ATAATGAACCGTCCGCTATATTTGCTAAATACGCGTCCGATAATGACCCAACAGCCGATGCCTTTAGTTCATTAATACAAAGACTCAAAGCTGGTGCTACGGCTCAGGCAAAATCTGATTCGTCGGAAGTAAAGAAACCAGCACCACCACCTGTTACCACAGCACCAGCGCCTGTTACCAAAGTGCAACAACAAGTACCAAACGGCCTAGTACCACCTGTACCGAACGGAAAATTAATAGAAACCAGCTCACAGAGACCAAACGGATCGGTTCCAACTAATGGAGGTGTAATGGGCGGGCCGTGGACAACGA